A window of Panicum virgatum strain AP13 chromosome 8K, P.virgatum_v5, whole genome shotgun sequence contains these coding sequences:
- the LOC120646485 gene encoding phosphoglycerate mutase-like protein 4 — protein sequence MDTDEAMDDADAHICTTAIIMHGQHEAKTEDDDHGSLIGAAPSDDEEFTEVVVVRHGETSGNTSRILQGQLDTELNEIGRQQALVVAHRLSKEAKPAAIYSSDLKRAAETAEIIAKVCGVTNLVPNEALREMHMGYLQGLKWDDAVKKYPDVFRAFDISKIAESRNQEIPGGGESLNQLNERCVSYLNKIAQEHAGERVVVVSHGAAIQELCRHADPPNSSIHRNIPNTSLNVFRVSGITGRWILERCGDVSHLDGNGFLLW from the exons ATGGACACCGACGAGGCcatggacgacgccgacgcccacATCTGCACCACCGCCATCATCATGCATGGACAACATGAAGCGAAGACTGAAGACGACGACCACGGCAGCTTAATCGGAG CGGCGCCCAGCGACGACGAGGAGTTtacggaggtggtggtggtgcggcaTGGGGAGACCTCCGGGAACACCTCCCGCATCCTCCAG GGACAATTGGACACAGAGCTAAATGAGATTGGTAGACAGCAAGCCCTTGTG GTGGCTCATCGGCTATCAAAAGAAGCCAAACCAGCTGCCATATACTCTTCTGATTTGAAGCGTGCTGCCGAGACTGCAGAAATTATCGCAAAAGTTTGTGGTGTAACAAAT TTGGTGCCGAATGAAGCACTGAGAGAAATGCACATGGGATatctccaaggcttgaagtgggATGATGCTGTAAAGAAATATCCAGATGTTTTCAGAGCCTTTGACATTTCTAAAATTGCTGAGAGCAGAAACCAAGAAATACCG GGTGGTGGAGAAAGCCTGAATCAGTTAAATGAGCGATGTGTTTCTTACTTAAATAAGATTGCCCAAGAACACGCTG GGGAGAGGGTTGTGGTGGTCTCCCACGGTGCAGCCATACAGGAGTTGTGCAGGCACGCCGATCCACCCAACAGCTCCATTCATAGGAACATTCCTAACACTTCATTGAACGTTTTCCGTGTCTCCGGCATCACCGGACGGTGGATCCTCGAGAGGTGTGGAGATGTCAGCCATCTCGATGGAAATGGCTTTCTGTTGTGGTGA